In the Bacillus shivajii genome, one interval contains:
- the sufU gene encoding Fe-S cluster assembly sulfur transfer protein SufU, which produces MLDNIYRQLIMDHSKKKRNFRDLKNGSHLHYKNPTCGDVMTLYWIVEDKTVVDVSFIGEGCSISMASCSMMTELIRGESVEEVFKMREAMERLIRNGELPKETDLGDAVSLEGVHKLRARHNCALMPWQALDRAFLKKNKQDRSN; this is translated from the coding sequence ATGCTTGATAACATCTATCGACAACTCATAATGGACCATTCAAAAAAGAAGCGGAACTTCCGAGATTTAAAGAACGGCAGTCATCTTCATTATAAAAATCCAACTTGTGGTGATGTCATGACGTTATATTGGATAGTTGAAGACAAGACCGTTGTAGACGTTAGTTTTATCGGAGAAGGATGCAGTATCAGCATGGCTTCCTGTTCAATGATGACTGAACTCATAAGGGGGGAAAGTGTAGAAGAAGTATTTAAGATGCGAGAGGCAATGGAGCGGCTCATCCGAAATGGCGAACTACCGAAAGAGACAGACTTAGGTGATGCCGTTTCATTAGAGGGGGTGCATAAATTAAGAGCAAGGCATAATTGTGCACTTATGCCATGGCAGGCACTCGACAGAGCATTTCTTAAGAAAAATAAACAAGATCGATCTAATTAA